The Cellvibrio zantedeschiae genomic sequence GTTTGGCATACAGCGTAGAAAATGCGCGTGTTGAACAGCGTACTGACCTGGATAAATTAGTATTGGATTTGGAGACAAACGGTACTATCGATCCGGAAGAAGCAATCCGTCGTGCAGCTACAATTCTGCAACAACAGCTTGCTGTGTTTGTTGATCTTGAAGGTGAAAAACAATCTGCGCCAGAGCAAAAAGAAGAGGCTATTGATCCTGTCCTCTTGCGTCCAGTGGATGATTTGGAACTTACCGTACGTTCAGCAAACTGCTTGAAAGCGGAAAATATTTACTACATTGGCGACTTGATTCAACGCACAGAAGTTGAATTGTTGAAGACGCCAAACCTTGGTAAAAAATCTCTTACCGAAATTAAAGACGTTCTCGCTTCACGCGGTTTGTCTCTCGGTATGCGTTTAGAAAACTGGCCACCGGCTAGTCTTCGTAACGACTAAGAAACCGAAAAACTAAAGCGGCTATTGCTTCGGCGGTAGCCGCTTTAATTTTTTATTAGTTCGCCCGTCAACTCACTTCGGTGCGGGTGATTAACGAGATTGCTATTAGCAATCCTTTTTGAAGGAAATTTGTCATGCGTCATCAATTAAGTGGTCGTCAATTAGGCCGTAATTCTTCTCACCGTAAAGCTATGTTCCGTAACATGGTTATTTCTTTGGTTGAGCATGAATTGATTAAAACTACTTTGCCAAAAGCAAAAGAATTGCGTCGTTTCGCAGAGCCTTTGATTACTTTGGCTAAAGTGGATAGCGTTGCTAACCGTCGTCTTGCATTTGCTCGTTTGAACAGCAAAGAAGCCGTAGGTAAGTTGTTCAGCGAATTAGGTCCACGTTACAACACTCGTCCAGGTGGTTACCTGCGTGTGTTGAAGTGCGGCTTCCGTGCTG encodes the following:
- the rplQ gene encoding 50S ribosomal protein L17 codes for the protein MRHQLSGRQLGRNSSHRKAMFRNMVISLVEHELIKTTLPKAKELRRFAEPLITLAKVDSVANRRLAFARLNSKEAVGKLFSELGPRYNTRPGGYLRVLKCGFRAGDKAPMAYVELVGRPVAAKAVEVDAE